The following proteins are encoded in a genomic region of Corylus avellana chromosome ca4, CavTom2PMs-1.0:
- the LOC132177918 gene encoding F-box/kelch-repeat protein At3g23880-like gives MSNRRRLGLRLPVPDDLWIEILVSLPAKSLLRFQCVSKSWKSIISSPTFISMHAHHSESTHNHAHHLLHCYAYQEDGVMYMQYQLFHINDSFNEFQKLEYPCQIRGGSYKVVLDCKRLLLFAPLVRKNGLASLVLWNPAIRMSMTLSQPYKFDRTDRKYLIYGFGFDHTSSDYKVLRMVLIAELGSRLSMPPFPSHAELYKLRTGTWETVRIAEDFQYTIANSRQALVNGASHWVGYHKRDMGSDFPELVVLLFHMCDEEFRVMKLPACLSSLDEHFTTIGVSGGFLSLLEDNSQDANVWLMKEYGVVESWTKQLTLKDGGLVWPMFSFWNNKMILDLKKRKGSMGLLYDLKTHKLIKNLRIRSDKVNGSLHANNTFVETLVLLNEVHAIRECENCVRKDLWCGSEKIEEEKRKNCLRGEG, from the coding sequence ATGTCAAACCGGCGTCGGCTTGGGCTTCGACTTCCAGTTCCAGACGATCTTTGGATTGAAATCCTGGTAAGCCTACCCGCCAAATCGCTTTTAAGATTCCAGTGTGTTTCAAAATCATGGAAATCCATTATCTCTAGTCCTACATTTATTTCAATGCACGCCCATCATAGTGAGAGCACCCACAATCACGCTCACCACCTTCTACATTGCTATGCTTATCAAGAAGACGGAGTGATGTATATGCAATACCAATTATTCCATATCAATGATTCATTCAACGAGTTTCAAAAACTTGAATATCCATGCCAAATTAGAGGCGGAAGTTATAAAGTGGTCCTTGATTGCAAGAGACTATTACTTTTTGCGCCTTTGGTTAGAAAAAATGGTTTGGCGTCCCTAGTTCTATGGAACCCAGCAATTAGAATGTCTATGACTCTTTCTCAACCTTACAAGTTTGATAGAACCGACAGAAAATACCTTATTTACGGGTTCGGTTTTGATCATACAAGTAGTGACTACAAGGTGCTGAGAATGGTGTTAATTGCCGAGTTAGGTAGTAGATTATCCATGCCGCCGTTTCCATCTCATGCGGAGCTTTATAAACTCCGCACAGGCACTTGGGAGACTGTTAGGATTGCCGAAGATTTTCAATATACTATAGCAAATAGTAGGCAGGCTTTAGTGAATGGGGCAAGCCACTGGGTTGGATATCATAAAAGAGATATGGGGTCCGATTTTCCTGAATTGGTGGTTTTGTTGTTTCATATGTGTGATGAGGAATTCCGAGTGATGAAGCTTCCGGCTTGTCTAAGTAGTTTGGATGAACATTTTACTACAATTGGGGTTTCTGGTGGATTCCTTTCTTTGCTGGAGGATAATTCGCAAGATGCCAACGTTTGGTTGATGAAGGAATATGGCGTAGTAGAGTCTTGGACTAAACAACTTACCCTTAAAGATGGTGGGTTGGTTTGGCCAATGTTCAGTTTTTGGAACAACAAAATGATTttagatttgaaaaagagaaaagggtctATGGGTTTGTTATATGATCTCAAGACtcataaattgattaaaaatctaAGAATAAGAAGTGATAAAGTCAACGGATCTCTTCATGCCAATAATACTTTTGTTGAAACTCTAGTTTTACTCAATGAAGTACATGCTATACGAGAGTGCGAGAATTGTGTAAGGAAAGACCTGTGGTGCGGCTcagagaagatcgaagaagagaaaagaaagaattgttTGAGAGGAGAAGGCTAA
- the LOC132177920 gene encoding cullin-1-like produces MSEGKTMHLEQGWEFMQKGIIKLKNILEGLPEPHFSSEDYMMLYTTIYDMCTQEPPHNYSQQLYDKYRESFEDYITSVVLPSIREKHGETFLREFQKRWANHKVMVRWLSHFFHYLDRYFITWRSLPPLNGVGLTCFRDQVYQELNGKVRDAVICLIGQEREGKQIDRVLLKNVLDIFVEIGMGQMDLYENDFEAAMLKETAAYYYLEANNWISQDSCPDYTQKGEDCLKQEKDRVSHYLHPSSEPKLLQKVRRELLSVYATKLLRKDVSIRPLALLRGDKVGDLSRMSRLFSKVSRGLDPVSSIYKQAEKKDVVGLQEQVLVRKVIELHDKYLAYVNDCFQNHTIYNQALKEAFGVFWMDGVAGRPSAKLLATFFHNILKKGGSKKLSDEAVEETLGKAVKLLAYNSDKDHVAQFIELYRKKLARRLLFHNTANDDHERSTLEKLTQQCGHQLTYKMEGMVRDLRLVGEYHTRFEEYLSNNPHTNREIDFTVTVLNSNSWPDYKSFVLKLPPEMENCVSNFNEFYGTEDERKRLRWIHPLGVCHITGNFEPRAIELIVSTVQASVLLLFNSSDRLSYLDIKSELNLTDDDVVQLLHSLSGAKYKILNKEPNTTNISPTDYFEFNSKFTDINSRIKIPLVKNKAVDEIKDVVCDRRYEIDAAIVRIMKSRKSLRHLDLLAKLDAQLDGKFKPDRTLVKIRIESLIERGYIERDKQEGLYLNVAATEHGITGVALIGSLKQSVGPATLGRPVWYEGRREVHIPPSSINSCLKAFEYPFLVFVEKVQRF; encoded by the exons ATGAGTGAGGGAAAGACCATGCATTTAGAACAGGGATGGGAGTTCATGCAGAAGGGGATCATAAAGCTGAAGAACATTCTAGAAGGGCTGCCCGAGCCACATTTCAGCTCTGAGGACTACATGATGCTCTACAC GACCATCTATGACATGTGTACTCAGGAGCCTCCTCATAATTACTCCCAACAGCTTTATGACAAGTACCGGGAGTCATTTGAAGATTACATAACTTCAGTG GTATTGCCATCTATAAGGGAGAAGCATGGTGAAACTTTTTTGAGAGAGTTTCAAAAAAGGTGGGCAAATCACAAAGTTATGGTGAGGTGGCTTTCTCATTTCTTCCATTATCTTGATAGATATTTTATCACATGGAGGTCACTTCCTCCCCTCAATGGAGTTGGACTTACATGCTTCCGTGATCAG GTCTACCAGGAATTAAATGGAAAAGTAAGAGACGCTGTTATTTGTCTG ATTGGTCAAGAACGTGAGGGAAAGCAGATTGACCGAGTTCTATTGAAGAATGTTTTAGATATATTTGTTGAGATTGGAATGGGGCAAATGGATCTGTATGAAAATGACTTTGAAGCAGCTATGCTTAAAGAAACTGCtgcttattattatttggaAGCTAATAACTGGATTTCACAAGATTCTTGTCCAGATTATACACAGAAA GGCGAGGACTGCTTGAAACAAGAGAAAGATAGGGTTTCTCATTACTTGCATCCAAGTAGTGAGCCAAAGCTACTGCAG AAAGTTCGACGTGAGTTGTTGTCTGTGTATGCAACCAAACTGCTTCGCAAAGATGTCTCTATACGGCCCCTTGCGTTGCTTAGAGGTGACAAG GTGGGAGATTTGTCAAGAATGTCCAGGCTCTTTTCTAAAGTATCTCGAGGCTTAGATCCCGTTTCCAGCATATATAAGCAG GCGGAGAAGAAGGATGTGGTTGGTTTGCAGGAGCAG GTTCTTGTTAGAAAAGTGATTGAGCTGCATGACAAGTACCTTGCATATGTGAATGATTGTTTCCAAAACCATACCATTTATAACCAG GCACTCAAGGAGGCTTTTGGGGTATTCTGGATGGATGGTGTTGCAGGAAGGCCAAGTGCAAAACTACTTGCTACTTTCTTTCATAACATTCTTAAGAAAGGTGGAAGCAAGAAATTGAGTGATGAAGCTGTTGAAGAAACACTTGGAAAG GCAGTGAAGTTGCTTGCTTATAATAGCGACAAAGATCATGTCGCTCAGTTCATAGAACTCTACAG AAAGAAGCTTGCTCGAAGACTTCTTTTTCACAATACTGCAAATGATGACCATGAGAGGAGTACTTTGGAAAAGCTTACGCAGCAGTGTGGTCATCAATTAACCTATAAGATGGAGGGAATG GTCAGAGATTTAAGATTGGTAGGGGAATATCATACCAGATTCGAGGAGTATCTAAGCAATAATCCACACACAAATCGGGAGATTGACTTTACTGTTACTGTTCTGAATTCTAACTCATGGCCAGATTACAAGTCTTTTGTCCTCAAGCTTCCCCCAGAGATG GAAAATTGTGTTAGTAATTTCAACGAATTTTATGGGACGGAAGATGAGAGGAAAAGGTTGAGATGGATACACCCATTGGGTGTATGTCATATTACTGGAAATTTTGAACCCAGAGCTATTGAGCTTATTGTGAGCACGGTTCAG GCTTCGGTCCTCTTACTTTTCAATTCCTCAGATAGGTTGAGTTATTTAGACATAAAGAGTGAATTGAACTTGACCGATGATGACGTTGTTCAACTACTCCACTCCCTATCAGGCGCCAAGTATAAGATTCTGAACAAGGAGCCGAACACAACAAATATATCTCCTACTGATTACTTTGAGTTCAACTCAAAGTTCACTGACATAAATAGTAGGATCAAG ATTCCTCTTGTTAAGAACAAAGCAGTTGATGAGATAAAAGATGTTGTCTGCGATAGACGGTATGAAATTGATGCCGCTATTGTGCGCATCATGAAGAGCCGTAAGTCTTTACGTCACCTGGACCTGCTGGCCAAGTTAGATGCTCAGTTGGATGGCAAGTTCAAG CCTGATAGGACGCTTGTAAAGATCCGCATTGAATCTCTAATCGAAAGAGGATATATTGAAAGAGACAAACAAGAGG GTTTATACCTTAATGTGGCAGCCACTGAACATGGCATTACTGGTGTTGCTCTAATTGGGAGTCTTAAACAGTCTGTTGGTCCTGCAACACTGGGCCGTCCTGTTTGGTatgaaggaagaagagaagttcACATACCCCCTTCTTCTATCAACAGTTGTTTGAAAGCATTTGAGTACCCCTTCCTTGTTTTCGTTGAAAAG GTCCAAAGATTTTAG
- the LOC132177921 gene encoding F-box/kelch-repeat protein At3g23880-like, with protein sequence MSNRRRLGVRLPVPDDLWIEILVSLPVKSLLRFQCVSKSWKSIISSPTFISMHAHHSESTHNHAHHLLHCYAYQEDGVMDGQYQLFHINDSFNEFQKLEYPCQIRGGSYKVVLDCKRLLLFAPLVRKNGLASLVLWNPAIRMSMTLSQPYKFDSTDRKYLIYGFGFDHTSNDYKVLRMVLIAELGSRLSTLPFLSHAELYKLRTGTWETVRVAEDFQYAIPNNRQALVNGASHWVGYHKRDMGSDFPELVVLLFHMCDEEFRVMKLPDCLSSLDEDFTTIGVSGGLLSLLEDNLQDASVWLMKEYGVVESWTKQLTLKDGGWYWPMFSFWNNKMILDLKKRKGSMGLLYDLKTHKLIKNLRIRSDKVNGSLHANNTFVETLVLLNEVHAIRECENCVRKDLWCGSKKIEEEKRKNCLRGEG encoded by the coding sequence ATGTCAAATCGGCGTCGGCTTGGGGTTCGACTTCCAGTTCCAGACGATCTTTGGATTGAAATCCTGGTAAGCCTACCCGTGAAATCGCTTTTAAGATTCCAGTGTGTTTCAAAATCATGGAAATCCATTATCTCTAGCCCTACATTTATTTCAATGCACGCCCATCATAGTGAGAGCACCCACAATCACGCTCACCACCTTCTACATTGCTATGCATATCAAGAAGACGGAGTGATGGATGGGCAATACCAATTATTCCATATCAATGATTCATTCAACGAGTTTCAAAAACTTGAATATCCATGCCAAATTAGAGGCGGAAGTTATAAAGTGGTCCTTGATTGCAAGAGACTATTACTTTTTGCGCCTTTGGTTAGAAAAAATGGTTTGGCGTCCCTAGTTCTATGGAACCCTGCAATTAGAATGTCTATGACTCTTTCTCAACCTTACAAGTTTGATAGCACCGACAGAAAATACCTTATTTACGGGTTCGGTTTTGATCATACAAGTAATGATTACAAGGTGCTGAGAATGGTGTTAATTGCCGAGTTAGGTAGTAGATTATCCACGCTGCCATTTCTATCTCATGCGGAGCTTTATAAACTTCGCACAGGCACTTGGGAGACTGTTAGGGTTGCCGAAGATTTTCAATATGCCATACCAAATAATAGGCAGGCTTTAGTGAATGGGGCAAGCCACTGGGTTGGGTATCATAAAAGAGATATGGGGTCCGATTTTCCTGAATTGGTGGTTTTGTTGTTTCATATGTGTGATGAGGAATTCCGAGTGATGAAGCTTCCGGATTGTCTAAGTAGTTTGGATGAAGATTTTACTACAATTGGGGTTTCTGGTGGATTGCTTTCTTTACTGGAGGATAATTTGCAAGATGCGAGTGTTTGGTTGATGAAGGAATATGGCGTGGTAGAGTCTTGGACTAAACAACTTACCCTTAAAGATGGTGGGTGGTATTGGCCAATGTTCAGTTTTTGGAACAACAAAATGattttggatttgaaaaagagaaaagggtctATGGGCTTGTTATATGATCTCAAGACccataaattgattaaaaatctaAGAATAAGAAGTGATAAAGTCAACGGATCTCTTCATGCCAATAATACTTTTGTTGAAACTCTAGTTTTACTCAATGAAGTACATGCTATACGAGAGTGCGAGAATTGTGTAAGGAAAGACCTGTGGTGCGGCTcaaagaagatcgaagaagagaaaagaaagaattgttTGAGAGGAGAAGGCTAA